A window from Citrus sinensis cultivar Valencia sweet orange chromosome 3, DVS_A1.0, whole genome shotgun sequence encodes these proteins:
- the LOC102610032 gene encoding ATP-dependent helicase BRM isoform X2 gives MQSGGGPSRNRAASTSSAASPSSSSSAVSTPHLGFDSLQQQQQHQQQQQRQPFQQQILRKPDGNEAILAYQVGSLPGLMGGGNFASPPGSMQPPQQSRKFFDFAQQHAISQESQNRSQGVEHQLLNPVHQAYMQYALQAQQKSASVLQSQQQAKLGMLGPASGKDQDMRMGNLKMQELISMQSANQAQASSSKNSSEQFGRGEKQMEQPQQQVSDQKGEPKPPSQQTLGGQGMAANIIRPMQAAQHQQSIQNAAGNQLAMAAQLQAWALERNIDLSQPANASLIAQLIPIMQSRIVANHKANESNMGAPSSPVPVSKQQVTSPTIAGENSPHANSSSDVSGQSGSAKARPTVSPSPLGSTTSAAVVNNVNNISLQQFSVHGRDNQVPSRQPVAIGNGLPPIHPPQTSLNMTPGVDQPLPVKNSSGPENSQMQYLRQLNRSSPQSAIPSSDGSSANNFSSQGGLATQMPQQRLGFTKHQLHVLKAQILAFRRLKKGEGTLPQELLRAIVPPSLELQQQPAQQQFLPAAVNNQDRVSGKIAEDQLRHLESNGKDAQAVSSSNVQSLPKEEAYAGDDKAAVSPVGQGMSAVTKEPAPVVVPGKEEQQAPVSSVKSDQEVECGLLRTQQQSDFPADRGKSVAPQVSACDAVQVKKPAQATTALQPKDVGAARKYHGPLFDFPFFTRKHDSVGSTAMVNSSNNLTLAYDVKDLLSEEGLEVLQKKRSENLKKISGILAVNLERKRIRPDLVLRLQIEQKKLRLLDLQSRLRDEVDQQQQEIMAMPDRQYRKFVRLCERQRVELMRQVQTSQKAMREKQLKSISQWRKKLLEAHWAIRDARTARNRGVAKYHERILREFSKRKDDDRNKRMEALKNNDVERYREMLLEQQTSIPGDAAERYAVLSSFLTQTEEYLYKLGSKITAAKNQQEVEEAANAAAAAARLQGLSEEEVRSAAACAGEEVMIRNRFLEMNAPRDGSSVNKYYSLAHAVNERVMRQPSMLRAGTLRDYQIVGLQWMLSLYNNKLNGILADEMGLGKTVQVMALIAYLMEFKGNYGPHLIIVPNAVLVNWKSELHKWLPSVSCIYYVGAKDQRSRLFSQEVAALKFNVLVTTYEFIMYDRSKLSKVDWKYIIIDEAQRMKDRESVLARDLDRYRCQRRLLLTGTPLQNDLKELWSLLNLLLPEVFDNRKAFHDWFSQPFQKEGPTHNADDDWLETEKKVIIIHRLHQILEPFMLRRRVEDVEGSLPPKVSIVLRCRMSAIQSAIYDWIKATGTLRVDPEDEKRRVQKNPIYQAKVYKTLNNRCMELRKTCNHPLLNYPYFSDLSKDFLVKSCGKLWILDRILIKLQRTGHRVLLFSTMTKLLDILEEYLQWRQLVYRRIDGTTSLEDRESAIVDFNSHDSDCFIFLLSIRAAGRGLNLQSADTVIIYDPDPNPKNEEQAVARAHRIGQKREVKVIYMEAVVDKISSHQKEDELRSGGTVDLEDDLAGKDRYIGSIEGLIRNNIQQYKIDMADEVINAGRFDQRTTHEERRMTLETLLHDEERYQETVHDVPSLQEVNRMIARSEDEVELFDQMDEEFGWIEEMTRYDQVPKWLRASTKEVNATIANLSKKPSKNILFGSNIGVDSGEIETERKRGPKGKKYPNYKEVDDEIGEYSEASSDERNGYPVQEEEGEIGEFEDDEYSGAVGAPPSNKDQSEEDGPVCEGGYDYLRPSENTRNNHVVEEAGSSGSSSNSRRLTQIVSPVSPQKFGSLSALEARPGSLSKRMPDELEEGEIAVSGDSHMDHQQSGSWTHDRDEGEDEQVLQPKIKRKRSIRVRPRHTVERPEERSCTDTPLHRGDSSLLPFQMDNKYPAQLRTDTEMKAHGESNSLRHDQSEPSSKSRRNLPSRKIANAPKSRASLKTGRLNCMPGHTEDAADHFKESWDGKIANASGSSNFSAKMSDVIQRRF, from the exons ATGCAATCGGGTGGTGGGCCCAGCCGGAACCGGGCGGCATCTACGTCGTCAGCGGCGTCGCCGTCTTCGTCATCATCTGCTGTTTCGACGCCCCACTTGGGTTTTGATTCGTTGCAGCAACAGCAGCAACACCAACAACAGCAGCAGAGACAG CCTTTCCAACAACAAATACTAAGAAAACCTGATGGAAATGAAGCCATTTTAGCATATCAAGTTGGAAGTCTCCCTGGATTAATGGGAGGGGGGAATTTTGCTTCACCTCCAGGCTCCATGCAACCTCCTCAGCAATCTAGGAAATTCTTTGATTTTGCTCAACAACATGCTATATCGCAGGAGAGTCAGAATAGAAGTCAAGGTGTTGAGCACCAACTGCTAAATCCCGTTCATCAAGCTTATATGCAATATGCTTTGCAGGCCCAACAGAAGTCTGCTTCAGTTTTGCAGTCTCAGCAGCAAGCTAAATTGGGAATGTTGGGTCCTGCATCTGGGAAAGATCAAGACATGAGGATGGGAAATTTGAAAATGCAGGAATTGATCTCCATGCAATCAGCTAATCAGGCTCAGGCATCATCGTCCAAAAATTCATCTGAACAGTTTGGTCGTGGTGAAAAGCAGATGGAACAACCTCAGCAGCAAGTCTCTGACCAGAAGGGTGAACCAAAACCTCCTAGTCAGCAGACCCTTGGTGGGCAAGGAATGGCTGCTAATATTATAAGGCCCATGCAGGCAGCACAACATCAGCAAAGCATTCAAAACGCAGCCGGTAACCAACTTGCAATGGCTGCTCAGTTGCAGGCATGGGCACTTGAGCGCAATATTGATCTCTCACAGCCTGCAAATGCCAGCTTAATAGCACAGCTTATACCAATCATGCAGTCTAGAATTGTTGCTAATCACAAAGCAAATGAAAGCAACATGGGTGCGCCGTCATCACCTGTCCCAGTATCAAAGCAACAGGTGACATCTCCAACCATTGCAGGCGAGAACTCTCCACATGCTAATTCATCCAGTGATGTGTCTGGGCAATCTGGTTCAGCGAAGGCAAGACCTACAGTTTCCCCTAGTCCTCTTGGCTCAACTACCAGTGCGGCTGTCGTCAATAATGTAAACAACATTTCATTGCAGCAGTTTTCTGTTCATGGCAGAGATAACCAGGTTCCTTCTAGACAGCCGGTTGCAATTGGAAATGGATTGCCTCCGATACATCCTCCACAGACATCTTTGAACATGACACCGGGTGTGGATCAGCCTTTGCCTGTAAAAAATTCAAGTGGCCcagaaaattcacaaatgcAGTACCTCAGGCAGTTGAATCGATCTTCACCGCAATCTGCAATTCCTTCCAGTGATGGAAGCTCAGCTAACAACTTTTCGTCACAGGGTGGGCTGGCCACCCAGATGCCACAGCAGCGTTTAGGGTTCACAAAACATCAACTTCATGTTCTTAAGGCACAAATTCTAGCATTTAGGAGGCTGAAG AAAGGAGAAGGTACTCTTCCACAAGAGCTTCTTCGAGCTATTGTTCCACCGTCTCTTGAGTTGCAGCAGCAGCCGGCACAGCAGCAATTTCTTCCTGCAGCAGTAAATAATCAGGATAGAGTTTCTGGGAAGATTGCAGAAGACCAGTTGAGACATTTGGAATCTAATGGAAAGGATGCACAAGCTGTGTCATCATCAAATGTTCAAAGCTTACCAAAAGAAGAAGCTTATGCTGGGGATGATAAAGCAGCTGTGTCACCAGTTGGGCAGGGTATGTCGGCTGTGACAAAGGAACCTGCACCTGTGGTAGTACCAGGAAAAGAAGAGCAGCAGGCCCCTGTATCTTCAGTTAAGTCAGACCAGGAAGTAGAATGTGGTCTTCTGCGAACTCAACAACAAAGTGATTTCCCAGCTGATAGAGGAAAGTCTGTTGCACCTCAGGTTTCTGCATGTGACGCAGTTCAAGTTAAGAAGCCAGCACAAGCAACTACTGCCCTCCAGCCAAAAGATGTTGGCGCTGCCAGAAAGTATCATGGACCACTATttgattttccctttttcacTAGAAAACATGACTCTGTTGGGTCGACAGCAATGGttaatagtagtaataatcTAACATTGGCATATGATGTCAAAGATCTACTTTCTGAGGAAGGCTTGGAAGTTCTCCAAAAGAAAAGATCagaaaatttgaagaagattAGTGGCATATTGGCAGTTAatttagagagaaaaagaatcaGGCCAGATCTTGTTCTGCGGTTGcagattgaacaaaaaaagCTTAGACTTTTAGATCTACAGTCACGTTTAAGGGATGAAGTTGACCAACAACAGCAGGAGATTATGGCAATGCCTGACAGACAATATAGGAAGTTTGTCCGGCTGTGTGAGCGTCAGCGTGTTGAACTGATGAGACAAGTACAAACATCTCAGAAGGCCATGAGAGAGAAGCAATTAAAATCCATCTCACAGTGGCGTAAAAAGCTTCTTGAGGCTCATTGGGCCATCCGTGATGCACGGACTGCCCGGAATCGGGGAGTTGCCAAATACCATGAGAGAATTTTGAGGGAGTTCTCGAAGAGAAAGGATGATGATCGGAACAAAAGGATGGAAGCCTTGAAGAATAATGATGTTGAGAGGTATAGGGAGATGTTGCTAGAGCAGCAGACTAGTATCCCGGGTGATGCTGCAGAAAGATATGCAGTCCTCTCGTCATTCTTGACTCAGACTGAAGAATATCTTTATAAACTGGGAAGTAAAATAACCGCTGCCAAGAATCAGCAGGAAGTTGAAGAGGCAGCaaatgctgctgctgctgctgcaagATTGCAG GGTCTTTCTGAAGAAGAGGTTAGGTCGGCAGCAGCTTGTGCTGGTGAGGAAGTGATGATCAGAAATAGATTTCTGGAAATGAATGCCCCCAGGGATGGTTCATCCGTTAACAA GTATTATAGTCTTGCTCATGCTGTGAACGAAAGGGTCATGAGGCAACCCTCAATGTTACGAGCCGGAACCTTACGAGATTATCAGATT GTTGGATTGCAGTGGATGCTTTCTTTGTAtaacaacaaattaaatggAATATTGGCAGATGAGATGGGGCTTGGGAAGACTGTGCAG GTGATGGCACTGATAGCTTATTTGATGGAATTTAAAGGGAACTATGGCCCTCATCTTATAATTGTCCCTAATGCTGTATTGGTGAATTGGAAG AGTGAGTTGCATAAGTGGCTGCCATCTGTATCATGCATTTATTATGTTGGTGCAAAGGATCAACGGTCAAGGTTGTTTTCTCAG GAGGTCGCTGCCCTGAAATTTAATGTCCTTGTGACAACTTATGAGTTCATCATGTATGACCGCTCAAAACTGTCAAAAGTTGATTGGAAGTATATCATAATTGATGAAGCACAAAGAATGAAAGACAGAGAATCAGTTTTGGCCCGTGACCTTGATAGATATCGTTGCCAGAGGCGCTTGCTTCTTACAGGGACGCCTTTACAG AATGATTTAAAGGAACTTTGGTCACTCTTAAATCTACTTCTTCCTGAAGTGTTTGATAATCGGAAAGCATTCCATGATTGGTTTTCACAACCATTTCAAAAGGAAGGTCCTACACATAATGCAGATGATGACTGGCTTGAGACTGAAAAGAAAGTTATCATTATCCACCGACTTCATCAAATATTGGAGCCTTTTATGCTCAGACGCCGTGTTGAAGATGTCGAAGGTTCCCTTCCACCCAAG GTCTCAATAGTTTTAAGGTGTAGAATGTCAGCTATTCAGAGTGCTATTTATGATTGGATCAAAGCCACTGGTACTCTTCGGGTTGATCCTGAAGATGAGAAGAGAAGGGTTCAAAAAAATCCCATATACCAGGCCAAGGTGTATAAAACTCTTAATAACAGATGTATGGAGCTTCGTAAAACTTGCAATCATCCTTTGCTAAACTATCCATATTTCAGTGACTTATCCAAAGATTTTCTTGTAAAATCATGTGGGAAATTATGGATCCTGGATAGGATCCTTATAAAACTTCAGAGAACGGGGCATAGAGTACTGCTGTTTAGCACCATGACCAAGCTTCTTGATATCCTGGAGGAATATCTACAATGGCGGCAACTTGTGTACAGGCGAATTGATGGAACTACTAGTTTAGAAGATCGTGAATCAGCTATTGTGGACTTTAATAGCCATGATTCAGACTGCTTTATATTCCTGCTTAGTATTCGTGCCGCTGGACGTGGTCTTAATCTTCAGTCTGCTGACACAGTCATCATTTATGATCCCGATCCTAACCCAAAAAATGAGGAACAGGCAGTTGCTAGAGCCCACCGCATTGGACAGAAAAGAGAAGTTAAGGTCATTTATATggaagcagttgttgacaaaATTTCGAGTCACCAAAAAGAGGATGAACTAAGAAGTGGAGGTACAGTTGATTTAGAGGATGATCTTGCAGGTAAGGATCGATATATTGGATCTATTGAGGGCCTCATAAGGAATAACATTCAGCAGTATAAGATTGACATGGCTGATGAGGTCATCAATGCTGGACGATTTGATCAGAGAACAACTCATGAAGAGAGGCGTATGACTTTGGAGACATTATTACATGATGAGGAAAGGTACCAAGAAACTGTGCATGATGTTCCATCACTGCAGGAGGTAAATCGGATGATTGCTAGAAGTGAAGATGAAGTAGAATTGTTTGATCAAATGGATGAAGAGTTTGGTTGGATTGAGGAGATGACAAGATATGACCAGGTACCGAAGTGGCTTCGAGCCAGTACAAAGGAAGTGAATGCTACTATTGCTAATTTATCCAAAAAGCCATCAAAGAATATTTTGTTTGGTAGCAATATTGGTGTGGATTCTGGTGAAATTGaaacagaaagaaaaaggggACCCAAGGGGAAAAAGTATCCTAATTACAAGGAAGTTGATGATGAAATTGGAGAATATTCTGAAGCAAGCTCTGATGAGAGGAATGGATATCCTGTGCAggaagaagagggagaaattggAGAGTTTGAAGATGATGAATACAGTGGTGCTGTTGGGGCACCACCGAGTAACAAAGACCAATCAGAAGAAGATGGTCCAGTTTGCGAAGGTGGTTATGACTATCTCCGGCCTTCAGAAAACACAAGAAACAATCATGTAGTTGAGGAAGCTGGTTCTTCAGGATCATCTTCGAACAGTCGAAGATTGACACAGATAGTATCTCCTGTTTCCCCTCAGAAATTTGGGTCTCTGTCTGCATTAGAAGCTAGGCCAGGTTCTCTTTCAAAGAGGATG CCAGATGAGTTAGAAGAGGGAGAGATTGCAGTATCTGGAGATTCTCACATGGACCACCAGCAATCTGGAAGTTGGACTCATGATCGTGACGAAGGTGAAGATGAACAGGTTTTGCAGCCTAAGATCAAACGAAAGCGTAGTATTCGAGTTCGACCCCGTCATACTGTTGAAAGGCCAGAGGAGAGGTCTTGCACCGACACACCTCTCCATCGCGGTGATTCATCTCTCTTGCCCTTCCAAATGGACAACAAATATCCAGCACAGTTAAGGACTGATACTGAAATGAAAGCACACGGGGAATCCAATTCTCTCAGGCATGATCAAAGTGAGCCATCTTCGAAAAGTAGGCGGAACTTACCTTCACGGAAAATAGCTAATGCCCCAAAGTCGCGTGCTTCACTGAAAACTGGTCGATTGAATTGCATGCCTGGTCATACAGAAGATGCTGCTGATCACTTCAAAGAAAGTTGGGATGGGAAAATTGCGAATGCTAGTGGTTCCTCAAATTTTAGTGCTAAGATGTCTGATGTCATCCAGAGGAGG TTCTGA